Proteins encoded together in one Salvelinus sp. IW2-2015 unplaced genomic scaffold, ASM291031v2 Un_scaffold3809, whole genome shotgun sequence window:
- the LOC112076521 gene encoding extracellular matrix organizing protein FRAS1-like, giving the protein WRDSAQSCPRRVEVPRFYVSYIYVTRAPQGRALRLEHHTEDGVLLSLSDTVLWRTGIQTDSVLSARLQIIRIYIREDGRLVIEFKTHAKFRGQFVPEHHTLPGHKSHLMAPDHLGGIEFDMQLIWSAQSFDSPYQLWKATSSYSRKDYSGEYTVFLIPCTVQPTQPWTDPGDKPLSCTAHAPEKFQLPIAFQQTNRPVPVVYSLNTEFQLCNNEKVFMMDPAVADMSMSEMDYKGAFSMGQTLYGRVLWNPEQNLNSAYKLQLEKVYLCTGRDGYVPFFDPTGTLYNEGPQYGCIQPNKHLKHRFLILDRKQPDVCDRYFHDVPFEANFASDITELQTMTAIPGVDGFTMKVDALYKVEAGHQWYLQVIYVIGPESISGPRIQRSLKHQLAHSSDMGRARRDLTNQLRQSIDYSRARRDLVDQSGHLTLDESLIYDNEGDQTKNGTNMKTLRLEVPAASTFNPQMGGSVGGGVAALTLLVLVLLASCLLFRKCRRSAGKKPSQMAEEYPLNTKVEVCLERTLEKNFSSKHCTVRNININRNYDNVNSKVNRGAKVNGGAKVKQVNLEVKLHNNLHNDGTEV; this is encoded by the exons GTGGCGTGACTCGGCCCAGTCGTGTCCTCGACGGGTGGAGGTTCCTCGCTTCTACGTGTCGTATATCTACGTAACCAGAGCTCCCCAGGGGCGGGCCCTTCGTCTGGAACACCACACTGAAGATGGAGTTCTCTTGTCTCTTAGCGACACCGTGCTCTGGAGGacag GCATCCAGACAGACAGCGTTCTGTCAGCCAGACTCCAGATCATCAGGATCTACATAAGAGAAGATGGCCGTCTGGTCATCGAGTTCAAAACACACGCCAAGTTCAGGGGCCAGTTTGTCCCCGAGCACCACACCCTGCCTGGGCACAAGTCCCACCTGATGGCCCCGGACCACCTGGGGGGGATAGAGTTTGACATGCAGCTCATATGGAGCGCCCAGTCCTTTGATTCTCCCTACCAGCTCTGGAAAGCTACCTCCTCTTACAGCAG GAAAGACTACTCTGGAGAGTACACAGTGTTTCTGATCCCCTGTACCGTGCAGCCAACCCAACCATGGACCGACCCTGGAGACAAGCCTCTGTCCTGCACAGCCCACGCCCCAGAGAA GTTCCAACTACCTATAGCCTTCCAGCAGACCAACCGACCGGTGCCTGTCGTGTACAGCCTCAACACAGAGTTTCAGCTGTGCAACAATGAGAAGGTGTTCATGATGGACCCGGCCGTCGCTGACATGTCCATGTCTGAGATGGACTACAAGGGAGCCTTCTCTATGG GCCAGACATTGTATGGCAGGGTGCTGTGGAACCCGGAGCAGAACCTGAACTCAGCCTACAAGCTGCAGCTGgagaaggtgtacctgtgtacgGGACGGGATGGATACGTGCCCTTCTTCGACCCCACAGGGACTCTGTACAACGAGGGGCCTCAGTACGGCTGCATCCAGCCCAACAAACACCTCAAACACAGGTTCCTGATCCTG GACCGGAAGCAGCCTGACGTCTGTGACAGGTACTTCCATGACGTTCCCTTCGAGGCTAACTTTGCGTCGGATATCACCGAACTACAGACCATGACAGCCATACCTGGTGTTGATGGATTTACCATGAAAGTTGATGCCCTGTACAAG GTGGAGGCGGGGCATCAGTGGTACCTGCAGGTGATCTATGTGATTGGTCCAGAGTCCATCTCCGGCCCCAGGATCCAGCGTTCTCTGAAACATCAGCTTGCCCACAGCAGCGACATGGGGCGGGCTCGCAGGGACCTGACCAATCAGCTGAGGCAAAGCATCGACTACAGCCGCGCTCGCCGGGACCTGGTGGACCAAAGTGGACATCTCACCCTCGACGAGTCTCTGATCTATGATAACGAGGGCGACCAGACGAAGAACGGAACCAACATGAAGACTCTCCGCCTCGAGGTCCCCGCTGCCTCAACCTTTAACCCCCAGATGGGCGGTTCGGTGGGCGGGGGCGTGGCCGCACTAACCCTATTGGTCCTCGTCCTGCTGGCTTCATGTTTACTCTTCAGGAAGTGCCGACGATCGGCTGGGAAGAAGCCGTCTCAGATGGCGGAGGAGTACCCTCTGAACACCAAAGTAGAGGTGTGTTTGGAGAGGACCCTGGAGAAGAACTTCAGCTCCAAACACTGCACCGTCAGGAACATCAACATCAACCGGAACTACGACAACGTCAACTCCAAGGTCAACAGAGGCGCAAAGGTCAACGGAGGGGCGAAAGTCAAGCAGGTCAACCTGGAGGTCAAGCTCCATAACAACCTCCACAACGACGGCACCGAGGTCTGA